GCGCGCGTGCGCCAGTTCGGCGGCGGTTGCGATGCGGGTTGGGGGCGTGGGCGCCGGTGTCGACTGCGCGGCGGGTGCGCGCAGCGGGGTTGCGCTGTGTGCCGGGCTACCCCACGCCACCAGCGCGCCGATTAGCAGCGCCCCGACCAGCAGGTAGGGCCTTCCCAAAGTCAATACTTCCCCCACCCTAACCCTCCCCCGCGACGCAAATGCGGCGTCGCAGGAGAGGGGATTTGCTCCTTCCCCTGTTCGCTGTTGTTGCGAACGGGGGAAGGTTGGGATGGGGGTAGCCCGGGGCAGGACTTTGGAAAAGCCCTTGACCAGCAGGCAGGGGTACTTGCCGCACATGGATGTGACCTCGCCGGGGTCCACTCGGCGAGCGGACCCCGGCTGACCCAAGGAGGGGGCAGAACGCTAGATACCAATCCGGAGGTGGGTCGCGTAGAAGATGAAGCGACCGAGCCCCTCGGACACCAACACCAGCGCGAATGCGGCGTAAGTCAGATAGCCCAACACCTTCTCGCGCCCGGGGCTGAGCGCATTCTGATAGAGAAACACGCCTAGCACGCCCGCGCCGATAAAGACCAGTGCGAGACGCAACGCGAGGATCAGCCCGAACTCGCCATACATCAGCGCGGCGCTGTCGCCCGCCACGCCGCCGGCCGCCGCGAGATAGGCCACCTGGAGCGGCACCACCAGCAACTCGATGCCGACCAGGACAACAGCCGCCACGGCGATCCAGCGCACCGCGGCGCGCATCAAACCGCACTGCGCGTCCGCGCAGCCGGGATACTTGCGCTGGATGTAGGCATAGTTCGCGACGAATGCCGCGCCCATCGCCAGCACGCCCAGCAGCAGCGTGGTCACGAAGAACGAAATTGGCGTCGCCCACGTGTTCCACGCCGGCTGTGTGCCCAGCATATACACGGACGCCATGCTGTACACCAGCACCAAGCCGATCAGCGCCGCCAGCCAGGCCAGCAGGTTGCGCATGGCAAACGATCCGATCTTGCGCCACTGCGCGATCGCGAACGCGCCGCCCACGACGGCGAACAACGCGCCGAACAGGATCTCGCGGCTCAACCACGACGAGCCGACGTTCGCCACCGCGCGGTAGGCGTTCAGCGGGTTGCCGAGGTGCAGCAGCGAGACGAGCAGGCCGAGCACCATCACCGGTCCGATCGCGAGCAGCGCGCGGTCGCTCAGACGGTCGGCTTCCTCGCTGCCCGCCTTGCGCTGCGCCAGAAAATGCACAATACCCAGCACCACGAACGCGCCCACCGACATCTGCGCGAGGATGGTGAACGAGATCAGCGCCCATTCACGTACGTTCATCTCACACCTCCTCAGGCAGGTTCAGGATTTTGCCCGTGCCCTTGCCGCTCGCCTGCGAATGCTTGTGCGGGGTGATGACGACGGCGGGGCCGGTGTACTTCGCCTCGGGCAGCGGTTCGATGGAATCGACATGGCCATACTTGGCGCGCAATTGCTCGATGTCGCCGAATTCGATCGCGCGCATGACGCACGCATCGACGCAGACGGGGTTCTTCCCCTGCGCGACGAGGTCGTCACAGCCCGTGCACTTCGTCATGACGGCGCGCGCCTGGTCGTACGCCGGCGCGCCATACGGGCACGCCCATTCACAGTAACGGCAGCCGATGCACTGCTCCTGGTTGATCAGCACCAGGCCGTTGTCCTTCTTGCTGATCGCCGCCGCCGGGCAAACCTCGGCACAGAGCGGGTTGACGCAATGGTAGCAGGCGCTCGAGATCGAGTACACAAACACGTTGTTTGGCAGCATCAAACCGGCGTTCTGCGGGTCGGGGACCCAACTGCCGCCGCCATAGCTCACCACGCGCCGCCAGCGCATGGCGGCGGACAGGTTGTTCTTGTCCTGGCACGCCACCTGGCAGGCTTTGCACGCAGTGCAAGCGCTTGCGTTGAAATAGAAACCGAGTTGCTTGGCCATGGGTTCACGCCTCCTTCACGGGGATGCGCTGGGGCCAGGTGTAGTCCGGGTCGAGCGGCTTGCCGTCCCACTTCTTGACCTCGACGATGCACGAGTTCCAGCCGGACGTGCCTTGCCCGGTCGGAACCGCACCGGAGATGATGTTGTCGGCGCCCGCCTTGTCGATGCCGGTGGCCTCGTCCATCTCCACCCACGCGCCGTGGAACAGGTCCACCGTGCCGGGCAGAATGCGGTCCGTGAGAACGACGGGGCGCAGCACCTTGCCGTGCTTGCTCGTGATCAGCACCGTGTCGCCGAACTTGATGCCGCGCGCTTCGGCATCGATCGGGTTCATCAGGAACTCGTTCGGGAACGCGCGCCGCAGGTGCGGCACGTTGTCGAAGACGGAGTGCGCGCGCCGCAGATAGTGTGTGTTGTGCAGTTGCAGCGGGTAGTCGCCCTTGACCTTGGCCTTGAAGTCCTTGAAGGTAGCTTCGTAGCCTTCATCGGACGGGTTGTACGTCGGGATCGGGCGGTACTCCTCCCAGCCGAACGCCTTGAGCTTGTCGGCCAGCGCCTGGCTGTGGATCTCGAACTTGCCGGTTGCCGTCGCCAGCTTGTTCTTGACCGGGTCGTCGCGGAACTCCTTGAACGCGACATACTCGTAGTTGTCGCCTGCCTTGCGCGGCACCTGATAGACGCCGCGCTCCATGAACTCTTGCAGACCGACCTTGCCGCTCTGCGCTTTAATCGCCACGCCGGCTTCCGCCATTGACGTCACGTCCTGCGGGGTGATCGTGACCAGCGGCTCATAACCACCCTGCGAGTTGGGCGTGTCGATCTTCTTGATCGTCGCGCCGGCGATCTGGCTGTAGACCTGCTGCAGGTTCGAGACCGGGTCGATCTGTTTCGCATCCAGGCCCAGCCGCTTGCCGACCTCGACGGCGATCCAGGAATCATCCTTCGCTTCGAACAGAGGCTTGGTCACCTGGCTCGCCCAGATCAGGATTTCGCGGTTGCCGGTGAGGACTGAGCCATCGCGCTCCCAGGCGGTGGTCACGGGTAGCACGACGTCCGAGTAGCGCGCGTTGGTCGTCAGGATCTGCGCGTGGCTGACGACAAACTCGACCTTGCGGTGCGCGGCCAGCCCCTTGCTCATCCCGTCGCGCGTCTGCAGGACCGCGCCGCCGCCGTGATAGATCGCCTGCAGATTGATCTCGCGGACGTCTTTGTAACCGGCGGTGTACTTGCCGTTCAGGATCGCATCCCACATCTCGTTGTCGTTGATGCTGTCCTTCACCGGATTGGCGATTGACGTCACACCGCTGGAGCCGGGCTGTACCAGCGCCGGGCCGCCGTTGCCGTAGCGGCTGTGATAGTATCCGCCGCTGGTCATGCTGCCCGAGCGCCCGATGTGCCCGGTCATGGCGCCAAACGTCATGAACATCTGGGGCCATGAATCCGAGCGGCGCACGCGCGCCGGGGCGTTGGCCGAGGCGATCGTCACGTCGCGTGTGGTCGCGATCTCCAATGCCAGCGAGCGGATGCGATTGGGCGGCACGCCGCAGATGTCTGACGCCCATTGCGGCGTTTTCGCCGGGTAGTTCTTGTGGCCCGCGGCGGCCGGCTTGCCGGTCTCGTCGAGACCGAGCACGTAGTCGCGGAAGTTCTCGTTGGGGTCCGCGCCCGTCGGCATATGCTGGCGGTCGAAGCCGACCGTACAGTTGTTGAGGAACTCCCAGTCGATCAGCTTGTTGGTCTTCGGGTCGTCCTCGGTGATCAGCACATACGCCATGCCGAGCATCATCGCATGGTCGGTGGTGGGACGGATGGGGATCCATTCGTCGCCCAGGATGCGGATCGAGTCGTTGTAGTAGGGATCGATGAAGATGAAGCGCGTGCCGCCCAGCTTGGCTTGCAGCGTGTTCCAGGTGTAGCTG
The window above is part of the Chloroflexota bacterium genome. Proteins encoded here:
- a CDS encoding dimethyl sulfoxide reductase anchor subunit translates to MNVREWALISFTILAQMSVGAFVVLGIVHFLAQRKAGSEEADRLSDRALLAIGPVMVLGLLVSLLHLGNPLNAYRAVANVGSSWLSREILFGALFAVVGGAFAIAQWRKIGSFAMRNLLAWLAALIGLVLVYSMASVYMLGTQPAWNTWATPISFFVTTLLLGVLAMGAAFVANYAYIQRKYPGCADAQCGLMRAAVRWIAVAAVVLVGIELLVVPLQVAYLAAAGGVAGDSAALMYGEFGLILALRLALVFIGAGVLGVFLYQNALSPGREKVLGYLTYAAFALVLVSEGLGRFIFYATHLRIGI
- the dmsB gene encoding dimethylsulfoxide reductase subunit B, whose product is MAKQLGFYFNASACTACKACQVACQDKNNLSAAMRWRRVVSYGGGSWVPDPQNAGLMLPNNVFVYSISSACYHCVNPLCAEVCPAAAISKKDNGLVLINQEQCIGCRYCEWACPYGAPAYDQARAVMTKCTGCDDLVAQGKNPVCVDACVMRAIEFGDIEQLRAKYGHVDSIEPLPEAKYTGPAVVITPHKHSQASGKGTGKILNLPEEV
- a CDS encoding molybdopterin-dependent oxidoreductase: MSDNPFLTQSLTNTVLSRRRFLKWSAALGGTAALVASGLKLGLQPATTASAAAPTAGQEKWVLAACWHNCGGRCVNYALMKDGVFVRQKTDDTHPDSTDYPQQRACARGHAQRYQVFGADRIKYPMKRKNWAPGGGDKSLRGRDEWVRISWDEALNIVSSELKRIKDKYGNRSVFVSGGSEIQRALSLFGGYTGHWGTTSLGTWTTTGPAIGMPSSGGMNDRYELRKSELFVAWGSNPIWSSGGSYTWNTLQAKLGGTRFIFIDPYYNDSIRILGDEWIPIRPTTDHAMMLGMAYVLITEDDPKTNKLIDWEFLNNCTVGFDRQHMPTGADPNENFRDYVLGLDETGKPAAAGHKNYPAKTPQWASDICGVPPNRIRSLALEIATTRDVTIASANAPARVRRSDSWPQMFMTFGAMTGHIGRSGSMTSGGYYHSRYGNGGPALVQPGSSGVTSIANPVKDSINDNEMWDAILNGKYTAGYKDVREINLQAIYHGGGAVLQTRDGMSKGLAAHRKVEFVVSHAQILTTNARYSDVVLPVTTAWERDGSVLTGNREILIWASQVTKPLFEAKDDSWIAVEVGKRLGLDAKQIDPVSNLQQVYSQIAGATIKKIDTPNSQGGYEPLVTITPQDVTSMAEAGVAIKAQSGKVGLQEFMERGVYQVPRKAGDNYEYVAFKEFRDDPVKNKLATATGKFEIHSQALADKLKAFGWEEYRPIPTYNPSDEGYEATFKDFKAKVKGDYPLQLHNTHYLRRAHSVFDNVPHLRRAFPNEFLMNPIDAEARGIKFGDTVLITSKHGKVLRPVVLTDRILPGTVDLFHGAWVEMDEATGIDKAGADNIISGAVPTGQGTSGWNSCIVEVKKWDGKPLDPDYTWPQRIPVKEA